Proteins from one Sarcophilus harrisii chromosome 2, mSarHar1.11, whole genome shotgun sequence genomic window:
- the SERTAD2 gene encoding SERTA domain-containing protein 2 isoform X3 yields MLGKGGKRKFDEHEDGLEGKVVSPTDGPSKVSYTLQRQTIFNISLMKLYNHRPLTEPSLQKTVLINNMLRRIQEELKQEGSLRPVFITTSQPADTLGDDYREAQPAFSHLASSPAHPADLVNTTSLESCLTPASLLEDDTFCTSQAVQPNGPTKLPPPTVQPEKDSFSSALDEIEELCPTPTSTEAVAAAVATIDSSKGNCSESNVQKPEGLPESRTTDSKLMDALPGNFEITTSTGFLTDLTLDDILFADIDTSMYDFDPCTSATGAASKMAPVSADDLLKTLAPYSSQPVAPNQPFKMDLTELDHIMEVLVGS; encoded by the coding sequence AGGCAAAGTTGTGTCTCCTACTGATGGTCCATCTAAGGTGTCCTACACCTTACAGCGCCAGACTATCTTCAACATTTCCCTTATGAAACTCTATAACCACAGGCCACTGACAGAGCCAAGCCTGCAGAAGACAGTTTTAATTAACAACATGTTGAGGCGGATTCAGGAGGAACTCAAACAGGAAGGCAGCTTGAGACCTGTGTTCATCACCACTTCTCAGCCAGCTGACACGCTGGGGGACGATTACCGGGAGGCCCAGCCTGCCTTTAGCCATCTCGCCTCCTCCCCGGCCCACCCCGCCGACTTGGTAAACACTACATCGTTAGAATCTTGCCTCACCCCAGCCTCTCTGCTGGAGGACGATACTTTTTGCACTTCTCAGGCCGTCCAACCCAACGGTCCCACGAAACTTCCACCTCCAACCGTCCAACCAGAAAAGGACAGCTTCTCCTCAGCCTTGGACGAAATCGAGGAGCTCTGTCCAACACCTACCTCCACTGAGGCAGTAGCAGCGGCAGTAGCGACGATCGACAGCTCTAAAGGAAACTGCAGCGAGTCTAACGTTCAAAAACCCGAGGGACTCCCAGAGAGCCGAACGACTGACTCAAAACTCATGGACGCTCTACCTGGAAACTTTGAGATAACAACTTCCACGGGTTTTCTCACAGACTTGACCTTGGATGACATTCTGTTTGCTGACATAGACACGTCAATGTATGACTTTGACCCCTGCACTTCTGCTACGGGGGCAGCCTCCAAAATGGCTCCTGTTTCTGCAGATGACCTCCTTAAGACTTTAGCTCCCTATAGTAGTCAACCAGTTGCCCCAAATCAGCCTTTCAAAATGGACCTTACAGAACTGGATCACATAATGGAGGTGCTTGTTGGGTCGTAA